The genomic region CCCAACCAATCGGGGAATATTTCACCGCTATAACCATTAATTGATAACTCTTCCAGGTTTCGGTGAGGTTGTAACTCCTCAAGTATGTCTCTTGCAGTTTCAACATCAACAATATAACCTTCTGTACGCCATTTCAATTCTAAAATGTTGATTTGCTTCTTGTTACCCATCTTCGCCTCCAAAGCTTCACGGCTGTTGTTCACATTCTCTAACTTGGAGATGCAAAGTGAGCCATGAAGGTTGTCAAGTGCTCCCAATTCTCTTGTCCCGTTCTCCTCATGCTTTCCCACAATATAATCACTTAAGAAATTCAGATGCTTTAACTGGCTCATTCCCTTCGGCATCTCTTTTAAAGAATCAGAACCTCTGATATCAAGATAGCGCAGGTTCACAAGATCTTGCATACGGCTAGGAAGCATCTCCAGCTTCTTACAATAACTCAACTTCAACGTTTGGAGATTGTATAATTTACACAATGATTCAGGCAATGTGACAATAGGTATTCCAGAGAGATTCAAATAACGCAAATGGATCATCTCACCTATTGAATCAGGCAATGACAGGATTTGAAAGGTACGAAATGACAAAACTCTTAAACACTTTAATTGTTGTGGCCAAAAATCACATTTAATATCAATTGATTTAGCCTGAACACATAGAAATGTTCTCATATATATTGCTCCATTATAGGCCTCAAGAAAACTTGAGATTGGACCCTGATTATATGACAAATGACGGGTTTTGCTGTCTGCCATGTGTGGATTGCCAAATTCAAAGACTCTGGAAAAGAATTTTCCAGCAAAAAACGTTGCTAAATCATGCATGAGATCGTGCATTACAAATAACCCAGCACCAGCACTAGAAAGTTGAAAAAATGATCTTGCAACTAATTCATCAAAATATGCACAACCAATATTTTCTAATGTGTTTTTTTCCATTGGTTGTAAGAGACCTTCAGCCATCCACAACAAGATTAATTCATCTTTGTCAAATTGATAATCTTCAGGATACAATGAGCAATAAATAAAGCACCGCTTTAAATGTGAAGGGAGATAGTGATAGCTAACCCTTAATGCTGGAACAATCTTATTTTCATCTTCGGGGAGTTCCCAAATTTCACTTTCAAGTATATTCTCCCAATCCCCTAGATTATACTTATTGCGCAGTAAGCCTCCAAGTGTCTTCACAGCCAAAGGTAACCCCTTACACTTTTCAACAATTTTTTTACCAATTGGTTCTAGAGTTGCATATTGTTCGGAATTAGTAGAAACAGATGAATGCTTCAAAAACACCGACCAACAATCTTTGCCTGACAATAAACTTAGTTGATAATGTCGATTAGGAGCTACGAACACAGAAGCAACCTTTTCACTACGGGTTGTTAAGAGAATTTTACTTCCATTATTCCCATACCGAAAAGGTCTTAGAAAATCCTCCCATGTGTCTTGTTGATCATTCCAGATATCATCCAAAATAACTAAGAATGTCTTTCCTATCAGCTTTTCCTTCAAATCAGATTGAAGAAAATCAAAATTGTCCATATTACAAGGACGGGAATCTAGTGCCGCTATTATTGTCCTTGTAACATGAACAGGATCGGAATTTTCAGCTACACACACCCACActctagtgtcaaattttttcACCACTTGGACATCACTGTAAACCAGTTGAGCCAGAGTAGTTTTTCCTATTCCGCCCATACCCACAATGGGGATCACAGTCACAGGTGATTCAGCATGACAAGCATCATCTAGCAACAATTTGATTATCTCTTCCTTGTCGTTGTCCCGACCAAAAATGTCAGAACTTACAACGAGAGATGTGGATGGAGTTCTCCATGACGACATGTCCACCTTGATGCACTCTTTCAGACGATGATAATTTTTCTTTGCTACAACAGACTCTAGTGTACCGACTATTTTTTCCATACCACTACTGTCTTCAATATATGAATCAACAACACGAGACCGGGAAGAAGAGTTACCTGGATCCGTTTGAGTGGCAGCGATAGCGGCTTCAGTGGAGAGTTCATCGAGCAAGTCATCGGCCATATAGAGAGCATCTTGGAGATCAACAAGCCACTTCTTGACTCTCTTGTCAGTGAACTGCTTCTGCTCAGCATCATCAAGAACGGGTCCAACCTCATACAGACTTTTCTCCAACCTTCCAAGCAACTCCTGGGAACAGTAGTTTCCTTCAAGGACAGAGTCATCTTCAAGTATTGAAGACAACTTGTCTAAAACGGCATCAACAAAGGAAGTGAGATACGCTCCACCATCAAGTTTTGCAGACATGATTGAATCTCAAGTGCAgcagaagatgagaaagaaagaaaggcgATGGATATGGAAAGGGTTCGCACTTTGCAGTGTAATTTAGTCTCTGGATTTTCTCAAACAGAAGCTATGGGAAATGTCCTTTCATTTAGAATCCTTCCAAAACAAAGCAATGACTAAATTCAAACAACTTTGTCGGTGTTGTCCTTTCATTTGTTTAACACTTTGTTAGTGTGTTTCTCGTATTTCAAGGTAAATTAAAACAACTTgtgaataaataatatatttaagaGAAGTGTGTGGAAATTTTGTTAATCAAAGACGTACATGTGAAAAGAGATCTTTCACATGATTCTTGTCTTTGCTCTCTTAGATGTATTCTATGAAAATAAACTTCCATTGCACATTGTAACATGAGATGGTCAAAATAGGAGTACATtcgttttttaaattagtttttggaaatttttttatttaatttatcttttaaatattttaagttaattattttaGTCCTTCCATCACTTCTATTATTACCAGCATCAAAATTTATTAGTATGACACGTTAAGTAACACCATAACATTAgggagaaaaagacaaaaaaggtGTAGAAACGTAGGTGGTTCTCTTGATTGCTTTTTGTGCTACATAAAGAGTAATGCTTTATATATGATAGGGTAAAATGTCTGAGATTGTTTTGATTAATTCACCTACGCTTCTATTTCAATTGGCCTCCTTTCACTATGAAGTATAATAGCTAGTATATGGATTACACATTATACAACATACAAGACTAAGTAGTAATATATGCCTAGAGGGTACATTTCTTAACTTACAAAcaaattttgcatttttagttagTTTAAAAAGGTTCCCTGAAAAAAGACAATAACACCTGACTGACTAAAAATACAGAATGGAAAGTTACAAAGGAACTCTAAAGTCCTGACATCCCACCTCAAACTCAGGGTATTCCTTGGTAAAAACTCACAATTTTCAGAAACAGATTTGACATCGGTTTCATGTGAGACACAAACAATTTATTCTTAATTATTTTATCCCTCCCAAAAAGAAAAccgaatttaaaaattaaaatgtttaGATATATTCTGTAAGACTGGATTATGTGCCATTGACAACTTTTCAGTCGTGAACATCTTCAACATTCTCAGGCATTAGACTGTTGCTGCTATTTCAGTCAATGTGATGCCCCTTGTCACTCTTGATTAATTAAATCAAATTGAAGAGATTATGTTAAACACCAGCATGCATTTATA from Arachis ipaensis cultivar K30076 chromosome B02, Araip1.1, whole genome shotgun sequence harbors:
- the LOC107626283 gene encoding putative disease resistance protein At3g14460 isoform X1; this translates as MSAKLDGGAYLTSFVDAVLDKLSSILEDDSVLEGNYCSQELLGRLEKSLYEVGPVLDDAEQKQFTDKRVKKWLVDLQDALYMADDLLDELSTEAAIAATQTDPGNSSSRSRVVDSYIEDSSGMEKIVGTLESVVAKKNYHRLKECIKVDMSSWRTPSTSLVVSSDIFGRDNDKEEIIKLLLDDACHAESPVTVIPIVGMGGIGKTTLAQLVYSDVQVVKKFDTRVWVCVAENSDPVHVTRTIIAALDSRPCNMDNFDFLQSDLKEKLIGKTFLVILDDIWNDQQDTWEDFLRPFRYGNNGSKILLTTRSEKVASVFVAPNRHYQLSLLSGKDCWSVFLKHSSVSTNSEQYATLEPIGKKIVEKCKGLPLAVKTLGGLLRNKYNLGDWENILESEIWELPEDENKIVPALRVSYHYLPSHLKRCFIYCSLYPEDYQFDKDELILLWMAEGLLQPMEKNTLENIGCAYFDELVARSFFQLSSAGAGLFVMHDLMHDLATFFAGKFFSRVFEFGNPHMADSKTRHLSYNQGPISSFLEAYNGAIYMRTFLCVQAKSIDIKCDFWPQQLKCLRVLSFRTFQILSLPDSIGEMIHLRYLNLSGIPIVTLPESLCKLYNLQTLKLSYCKKLEMLPSRMQDLVNLRYLDIRGSDSLKEMPKGMSQLKHLNFLSDYIVGKHEENGTRELGALDNLHGSLCISKLENVNNSREALEAKMGNKKQINILELKWRTEGYIVDVETARDILEELQPHRNLEELSINGYSGEIFPDWLGLSSYSNVTKLILLSCKNCRQVPSLGQLPSLQHLEICGLDGLERIGGEFYNNAESCHQGTPFRSLQTLEFRRMRRWREWHLPNDFDGFLKLKRLLIEECPVLSGDLPAHLPALEELTIYRCEELACSLPRAPKLHQLTVDGSKSFWSAGPHDVVILETKLAKYVVEWLPHIQSPCLQNLLIEGCESAISISGDYLPDSFQYLRIQDCSELTFSEPLQHMSLTEIYIDNCDSLTMFPLGALPNLKELTILECPSLVSLPGLGFAAPHLEELYMRDCPEMDCFGEECLPPSLTTLVICNCQKAERWITSNGLQSEGLTDLFLSFWNEVKGFPGEGCLPASLKYLQLSYFSNLETLDCKGLHHLTSLQQLRIEECPKLENITQQNLPASISELHIKGKCPLGSKLEEMNDPRIQYKRGRFML